A stretch of the Streptococcus himalayensis genome encodes the following:
- a CDS encoding LysR family transcriptional regulator, with product MRIQQLHYIIKIVETGSMNEAAKQLFITQPSLSNAVRDLENEMGIDIFIRNPKGITLTRDGMEFLSYARQVVEQTQLLEERYKNPVANRELFSVSSQHYAFVVNAFVSLLKKSDMEKYELFLRETRTWEIIDDVKNFRSEIGVLFLNSYNRDVLSKMFDDNHLKATHLFTAQPHIFVSKFNPLAKKKRVQLSDLENFPYLSYDQGTHNSFYFSEEILSQEHHKKSIVVSDRATLFNLLIGLDGYTIATGILNSNLNGDNIVSIPLDIDDPIELVYLQHEKASLSKMGERFIDYLLDEVKFDH from the coding sequence ATGAGAATTCAACAATTACATTACATTATTAAAATCGTCGAAACAGGGAGTATGAACGAGGCGGCTAAGCAATTGTTCATCACCCAGCCTAGTCTGTCCAATGCCGTTCGGGATTTGGAAAACGAGATGGGCATTGATATTTTTATCCGCAATCCAAAAGGTATCACGCTCACAAGAGATGGGATGGAATTTCTCTCCTATGCACGTCAAGTGGTTGAGCAGACCCAGCTCTTAGAAGAACGCTATAAAAATCCTGTAGCCAATCGCGAGCTCTTTAGCGTCTCTTCCCAGCACTATGCCTTTGTCGTTAACGCCTTTGTCTCGCTCCTCAAAAAAAGCGATATGGAGAAATACGAGCTCTTCTTGCGGGAAACCAGAACTTGGGAAATCATTGATGATGTCAAGAATTTTCGCAGTGAAATCGGCGTTCTCTTTCTCAATAGCTACAACCGTGATGTCCTCTCTAAGATGTTTGATGACAATCACCTCAAGGCCACACATCTCTTCACAGCTCAACCCCACATCTTTGTCAGCAAGTTCAATCCCTTGGCCAAGAAAAAGCGGGTCCAACTGTCTGATTTGGAAAACTTCCCTTATCTCAGCTATGATCAAGGAACCCACAATTCTTTTTATTTCTCAGAAGAAATCCTCTCTCAAGAACACCATAAAAAATCGATTGTCGTTAGCGACCGGGCAACCCTCTTTAATCTCTTGATTGGGCTGGATGGCTATACCATTGCCACAGGGATTTTAAACAGCAACCTCAATGGGGACAATATCGTCTCCATCCCTCTTGATATTGACGACCCCATTGAACTAGTCTATCTCCAGCATGAAAAGGCTAGCCTATCTAAAATGGGCGAACGATTTATCGATTATCTACTAGATGAAGTCAAATTTGATCACTAA
- a CDS encoding dihydroorotate dehydrogenase electron transfer subunit: MAEETCKRRLGKIMLEQMEIISQSEIAPRIFSIELAGEMVLEMQPGQFLHMRVPDEAKLLRRPISISAIDKEKKIARLIYRVEGDGTRIFSRMQPGQRIDCMGPQGNGFDVSGLGAKDKVLIIGGGIGVPPLVEVAKVLHARGVEVTSVLGFGTATSVILEEELQCYGRVLVTTDDGSYGQQGYVSQVVDQLSEEFSAVYACGAPGMLAYVNQAFEHHPRAYISMEARMACGMGACYACVVHPKDQGAAAHKRVCEEGPVFQTGTIMV; the protein is encoded by the coding sequence ATGGCAGAAGAAACTTGTAAACGTCGTTTGGGGAAAATTATGCTGGAGCAAATGGAAATTATCTCACAAAGCGAGATTGCTCCTCGTATTTTCTCGATAGAACTAGCTGGGGAAATGGTGCTTGAGATGCAGCCGGGGCAATTTTTACACATGCGGGTACCTGATGAGGCAAAGTTATTGAGAAGACCGATTTCTATTTCAGCGATTGACAAAGAGAAAAAAATCGCTCGTTTGATTTATCGGGTGGAAGGAGATGGGACGCGTATCTTTTCTCGAATGCAGCCTGGTCAGCGAATTGATTGCATGGGGCCGCAGGGCAATGGCTTTGATGTATCAGGGCTTGGTGCTAAAGACAAAGTCTTAATCATCGGTGGAGGCATCGGCGTCCCTCCTTTGGTGGAAGTGGCGAAGGTCCTTCATGCGAGAGGAGTTGAGGTGACCAGCGTTCTTGGCTTTGGAACAGCGACTAGTGTGATTTTAGAGGAAGAATTGCAGTGTTATGGTCGTGTTTTGGTGACAACAGACGACGGGAGCTATGGCCAGCAAGGCTATGTTTCTCAGGTGGTGGATCAGTTGTCAGAGGAATTTTCTGCGGTCTATGCTTGCGGAGCTCCAGGCATGTTGGCCTATGTAAATCAGGCATTTGAACATCATCCGAGAGCCTACATTTCCATGGAAGCTCGGATGGCTTGTGGTATGGGAGCTTGCTATGCTTGCGTGGTTCATCCTAAGGACCAAGGAGCAGCTGCCCATAAGCGAGTGTGTGAAGAAGGTCCTGTTTTCCAAACGGGAACCATCATGGTCTAG
- a CDS encoding dihydroorotate dehydrogenase, with translation MSNRLAVSLPGLELKNPIIPASGCFGFGQEYAKYYDLDVLGSIMIKATTQHPRFGNPTPRVAETPAGMLNAIGLQNPGVDVVLAEKLPWLEREYPHLPIIANVAGFSNEEYAYVSSKISRAKNVKAIELNISCPNVDHGNQGLLIGQVPELAYEAVKASVEASFVPVYVKLTPSVADITQVAKAVEDAGAVGFTMINTLVGMRFHLATRKPIIANGTGGMSGPAIFPVALKLIRQVAQASSLPIIGMGGVDSAEKALEMFVAGASAIGVGTANFTDPYACPQIIEDLPKVMDRYGIDSLEELRKTVQKELRS, from the coding sequence ATGAGCAATCGTTTAGCGGTATCACTCCCAGGATTAGAGTTGAAAAATCCGATTATCCCAGCTTCTGGCTGCTTTGGCTTTGGTCAGGAATATGCTAAATACTACGATTTGGATGTACTGGGTTCCATTATGATAAAGGCTACGACCCAGCACCCTCGTTTTGGCAATCCTACGCCACGTGTGGCAGAGACACCGGCCGGTATGTTGAACGCGATTGGCCTACAAAATCCAGGTGTGGATGTTGTGTTGGCAGAAAAATTACCCTGGCTAGAAAGAGAATATCCTCATCTCCCCATCATTGCCAATGTAGCTGGTTTTTCCAATGAAGAATATGCCTATGTATCCAGCAAGATTTCAAGGGCAAAAAACGTTAAAGCCATTGAGCTGAACATCTCCTGTCCCAATGTTGACCATGGCAATCAAGGTCTTTTAATCGGCCAGGTTCCTGAGTTAGCCTATGAAGCGGTCAAGGCCAGTGTAGAAGCATCTTTCGTTCCTGTTTATGTCAAGTTGACGCCAAGTGTTGCAGATATTACTCAAGTCGCGAAGGCTGTTGAGGATGCAGGAGCAGTTGGTTTTACCATGATTAACACCTTAGTAGGGATGCGTTTTCATCTAGCGACCCGAAAGCCTATTATTGCAAATGGGACGGGAGGGATGAGTGGACCCGCGATTTTTCCCGTGGCCCTAAAATTAATTCGCCAAGTTGCACAGGCTAGTTCGCTTCCCATTATTGGGATGGGAGGAGTAGATTCGGCAGAAAAAGCTTTGGAAATGTTTGTGGCGGGGGCCTCTGCTATCGGAGTGGGCACGGCTAATTTCACAGATCCCTATGCCTGTCCACAGATTATTGAGGATTTACCCAAAGTTATGGATCGATATGGGATTGACAGTTTAGAAGAATTGCGAAAAACTGTCCAGAAAGAGCTGAGAAGCTAG
- the pyrF gene encoding orotidine-5'-phosphate decarboxylase: MHETRPIVALDFPSFDHVKEFLALFPTEEKLFVKIGMELYYATGPEIVHYVKSLGHSIFLDLKLHDIPNTVQSTMGVLSRLGVDMMTVQAAGGVEMMRAAKAGLEQEAILIAVTQLTSTTEEDMRECQNIQTSLEESVVHYAQKTAEAGLDGVVCSAHEVALIKGATSEDFICLTPGIRPSGTAVGDQKRVMTPHDAQLIGSNYIVVGRPITQAKDPVAAYHAIKEEWNQA; this comes from the coding sequence ATGCACGAAACACGTCCGATTGTGGCTTTAGACTTTCCTTCCTTTGACCATGTCAAGGAATTTCTAGCCCTTTTCCCTACAGAAGAAAAGCTTTTTGTAAAGATTGGTATGGAATTATACTATGCCACAGGTCCAGAGATTGTCCACTATGTCAAAAGTCTAGGACACAGCATTTTTCTAGATTTGAAACTCCATGATATTCCTAATACAGTTCAGTCTACCATGGGAGTTTTATCTCGCTTGGGAGTTGATATGATGACTGTTCAGGCTGCAGGTGGGGTCGAGATGATGCGGGCGGCAAAAGCTGGCTTGGAGCAGGAAGCCATCCTCATTGCGGTGACCCAGCTAACTTCTACAACAGAAGAGGACATGCGGGAGTGTCAAAACATTCAAACCAGTCTGGAAGAGTCGGTCGTTCACTATGCCCAAAAGACTGCAGAAGCAGGGCTAGATGGGGTGGTTTGCTCAGCCCATGAAGTGGCCCTGATTAAGGGGGCAACCTCTGAGGACTTTATTTGCCTGACGCCGGGGATTCGTCCGAGCGGGACAGCAGTCGGAGACCAAAAGCGGGTCATGACCCCGCATGACGCTCAACTCATTGGGAGCAATTATATTGTCGTGGGACGCCCAATTACACAGGCCAAGGATCCGGTCGCGGCTTACCATGCGATTAAAGAGGAATGGAATCAAGCATAA
- the pyrE gene encoding orotate phosphoribosyltransferase — MTLAKDIARDLLKIRAVYLQPENPFTWASGIHSPIYTDNRVTLAYPETRTLIENGFVEAIAKEFPEVEVIAGTATAGIPHGAIIADKMNLPFAYIRSKPKDHGAGNQIEGRLEKGQKMVVVEDLISTGGSVLEAVAAAEREGADVLGVVAIFTYQLPKADRNFAAKGVRLVTLSNYTELIQLAEEEGYVSSEGLALLERFKEDQENWQG, encoded by the coding sequence ATGACTTTAGCAAAAGATATTGCGCGTGATTTATTAAAGATTCGTGCCGTTTACCTCCAACCAGAAAATCCCTTCACTTGGGCGAGCGGCATTCACTCCCCGATTTATACGGATAATCGGGTCACACTGGCCTATCCTGAAACACGAACCTTGATTGAAAATGGCTTTGTTGAAGCGATTGCAAAAGAATTTCCAGAAGTGGAGGTTATCGCAGGAACTGCAACGGCAGGAATTCCTCATGGGGCTATCATCGCAGATAAGATGAATCTGCCTTTTGCCTATATCCGGAGTAAGCCAAAGGATCACGGTGCAGGCAATCAAATTGAAGGGCGTCTTGAAAAAGGACAAAAGATGGTCGTTGTGGAAGATTTGATTTCAACAGGGGGATCTGTCCTTGAAGCGGTAGCAGCAGCTGAGCGAGAGGGGGCAGATGTCCTTGGAGTTGTTGCCATTTTCACCTATCAGCTACCCAAGGCTGATCGCAATTTTGCAGCAAAAGGGGTGAGATTGGTGACCTTGTCCAACTACACAGAGCTCATTCAGCTAGCCGAGGAAGAAGGTTATGTATCTAGCGAAGGCTTGGCCTTGTTAGAACGTTTTAAGGAAGACCAAGAAAACTGGCAGGGATAG
- a CDS encoding ASCH domain-containing protein, whose amino-acid sequence MAKFGDLQKKYPDLEVWAHPAEYKDLYDLTVKGIKTATSSWHDSYLACGEGVPSQSEVGTCSIMLDDADNPTAEVLLQTDEIVVERFCDISERTAWANGEGDRSVEDWKKIFGEFWERTLPDEGLRFSETGLVVTEFFHVKEV is encoded by the coding sequence ATGGCGAAATTTGGAGATTTGCAGAAAAAATATCCTGATTTAGAAGTGTGGGCTCATCCAGCAGAATATAAGGATTTATATGATTTGACAGTGAAGGGCATCAAAACAGCTACCTCATCTTGGCATGATTCGTATTTGGCATGTGGCGAGGGGGTTCCTAGCCAGAGTGAGGTGGGGACTTGCTCGATTATGCTGGATGATGCGGACAATCCGACTGCTGAAGTTTTATTGCAGACAGACGAGATTGTAGTGGAGCGATTTTGTGATATTTCGGAACGAACAGCCTGGGCTAATGGCGAGGGAGATCGCAGTGTCGAGGATTGGAAGAAAATCTTTGGAGAGTTCTGGGAACGAACGCTGCCAGATGAAGGTCTTAGGTTCTCTGAAACGGGCTTGGTTGTCACAGAATTTTTCCATGTAAAAGAAGTCTAA
- a CDS encoding DUF4298 domain-containing protein: MSIKGVWQSIFCYTSSMKKELNTIQIMEAIANRAAAVFEQLESSLAAFEDLEEDFARLLAYYESDWRKHYEMDNEGKFPSDMPRGVLGEDTIYNLIVSHHELLAELKRLGEREE; this comes from the coding sequence ATGAGTATTAAAGGTGTATGGCAGTCGATTTTTTGCTATACTAGCAGTATGAAAAAAGAACTAAACACCATTCAGATTATGGAAGCTATTGCCAATCGTGCAGCTGCTGTCTTTGAACAGCTCGAGAGCTCGCTGGCTGCTTTTGAGGACTTAGAGGAAGATTTTGCTAGATTACTCGCTTACTACGAAAGTGACTGGCGCAAGCACTATGAGATGGACAATGAGGGGAAATTTCCGTCAGATATGCCTCGTGGAGTGCTGGGAGAAGATACGATTTATAACCTCATTGTCAGCCATCATGAGCTCTTAGCAGAGCTGAAACGCTTAGGGGAAAGAGAAGAATAG
- a CDS encoding glycosyltransferase family protein translates to MSKFYQLFFTALQLLMVGVMLHWLLVAIYELPKMSTYWLVLLALPAYFYRQKLASLYRYLMKHKGAVMVAVILFQLAMLLSAELLIRRDAAVVFKGAFRFISDQSISNYLTRNPNNLALFLYERWFYALFGDAALWILQALNMLYTDLTAVILYKGMKRYKSQASADAVYSLYLALLGFSPYFYSMYTDIWPLPLIAGQIFLIFALLEKYQERSKTRNLSLVLGVVSAIAYVIRPTTMILLMAYFILLFFKGNWKKALLILGCFSLAFAPVYAAQSYLKNTQQEVQILEGDGLAKGPLLFINLGLTFIGHDQEDMKEGLLQYIEPSERENYNNGMFATENVKKEIKRRLEDYSVPSFLSHLSYKHSLTVAEGTLGWLYRAADKEKTPYISPLYEHTKHQSFARFIRTYFLDIDKQEYDYYKLIKQLVWIVMSLGLVFATLKYHGSDQLNFLLLAVFGGLLFLLIFEGGKTRYLIQFLPQILLLASLGLTELRPTLGPRKERK, encoded by the coding sequence ATGTCAAAATTTTATCAGTTATTTTTCACGGCCTTGCAGTTACTGATGGTGGGGGTGATGCTCCATTGGCTCTTAGTCGCTATTTACGAACTTCCTAAGATGTCCACATACTGGCTGGTGCTCCTTGCTCTACCTGCTTATTTCTATCGTCAGAAATTAGCAAGTCTTTATAGGTATCTTATGAAGCATAAGGGTGCGGTGATGGTGGCAGTCATCCTCTTTCAGTTGGCGATGCTCCTATCTGCGGAACTCTTGATTCGTAGAGATGCAGCAGTGGTCTTTAAGGGAGCCTTTCGCTTTATCAGTGATCAATCGATTAGCAATTACTTGACCCGCAATCCTAACAATCTAGCCTTATTTTTATACGAACGCTGGTTCTATGCTCTTTTTGGTGATGCTGCGTTATGGATTTTGCAAGCTCTCAATATGCTCTATACGGATCTTACTGCTGTGATTTTATACAAGGGGATGAAACGTTACAAAAGTCAAGCTAGTGCGGATGCAGTCTATAGTTTGTACCTGGCCTTGCTGGGCTTCTCTCCGTATTTTTACTCCATGTATACGGATATTTGGCCCCTGCCCTTGATTGCAGGGCAGATTTTCTTGATTTTTGCCTTGTTGGAAAAGTATCAAGAACGATCAAAAACGAGAAACTTATCCTTGGTGCTGGGTGTGGTCAGTGCGATTGCCTATGTTATTCGTCCGACGACGATGATTTTGCTCATGGCCTACTTTATCCTTCTTTTTTTCAAGGGAAATTGGAAGAAAGCTTTGCTGATTTTAGGATGTTTTTCTCTCGCTTTTGCCCCTGTCTATGCGGCTCAGTCCTATCTAAAAAATACCCAGCAAGAGGTTCAAATCCTTGAAGGAGATGGGTTAGCTAAGGGGCCGCTCCTTTTTATCAATCTAGGCTTGACCTTTATCGGCCACGATCAAGAAGATATGAAAGAGGGGCTTTTACAATACATAGAGCCGTCTGAGCGTGAGAATTACAATAACGGCATGTTTGCAACCGAAAATGTCAAAAAAGAAATCAAGCGAAGGTTGGAAGATTATTCTGTGCCATCCTTTTTAAGCCACCTCTCCTACAAGCATAGTCTGACAGTTGCAGAAGGAACTCTTGGTTGGCTCTATCGGGCGGCAGATAAGGAAAAGACGCCTTATATCTCACCTTTATACGAGCATACCAAACATCAATCCTTTGCCAGATTTATACGGACTTATTTCCTGGATATTGACAAACAGGAGTATGATTACTATAAACTTATCAAACAGCTTGTCTGGATTGTTATGAGTTTGGGCTTGGTGTTTGCCACCCTCAAGTACCACGGGTCAGACCAGCTCAATTTTCTCCTGTTAGCTGTCTTTGGTGGCTTGCTGTTTCTTCTCATTTTTGAAGGGGGCAAGACCCGTTATTTAATTCAATTTTTACCGCAAATTCTACTCTTAGCAAGTCTTGGTTTGACTGAGTTGAGACCGACTTTAGGACCTAGAAAGGAAAGAAAGTGA
- a CDS encoding YozE family protein: MRKSFYSWLMTERNPKSQAPKAILADLVFEETAFPKHTDDFDLISRYLEEHASFSFNLSEFDRIWEEYQAH; encoded by the coding sequence GTGAGAAAATCATTTTACAGTTGGCTGATGACGGAGCGAAATCCAAAAAGCCAAGCTCCCAAGGCGATTTTGGCAGACTTGGTATTTGAAGAAACAGCCTTCCCCAAACATACCGATGATTTTGACCTGATTAGCCGTTACTTGGAAGAACATGCTAGTTTTTCCTTCAATTTGTCAGAGTTTGACCGTATTTGGGAAGAATATCAAGCCCATTAA
- a CDS encoding PhoH family protein has product MQEHSVDIHLHHPDDAFHLFGSNDRHLRLMEQELDVVIHARTEVVQVIGEENARECARQVIEALLVLVNRGMMVHTPDVVTAISMGKNGEIDKFVALYEEEIIKDHYGKPIRVKTLGQKLYVDSIKRHDIVFGIGPAGTGKTFLAVTLAVTALKRGEVKRIILTRPAVEAGESLGFLPGDLKEKVDPYLRPVYDALYQILGKDQTTRLMEREIIEIAPLAYMRGRTLEDAFVILDEAQNTTIMQMKMFLTRLGFHSKMIVNGDSSQIDLPRNVKSGLIDATEKLKKIPQIDFVHFSAKDVVRHPVVAEIIRAYEPEESHQHEQTDA; this is encoded by the coding sequence TTGCAAGAACATTCAGTAGATATTCACCTGCATCATCCAGATGATGCTTTTCATCTTTTTGGGTCGAACGACCGACATCTGCGTCTTATGGAGCAGGAGTTGGATGTGGTGATTCATGCACGGACAGAAGTTGTTCAAGTCATTGGGGAGGAGAATGCACGTGAGTGTGCTCGCCAAGTCATCGAGGCACTCCTTGTCTTGGTCAATCGTGGCATGATGGTTCACACCCCAGATGTGGTCACGGCTATTTCCATGGGAAAAAATGGTGAAATTGATAAATTTGTGGCCCTCTATGAAGAAGAAATCATCAAGGATCATTATGGCAAGCCCATTCGGGTTAAGACTTTGGGGCAAAAGCTTTATGTGGATAGTATTAAACGACATGACATCGTCTTTGGAATTGGGCCAGCAGGGACAGGAAAAACTTTTCTTGCCGTGACTCTTGCCGTGACTGCCCTCAAACGTGGCGAAGTGAAGCGGATTATCCTTACCCGTCCAGCTGTGGAAGCGGGGGAAAGTCTAGGATTTTTACCGGGTGATTTGAAAGAGAAAGTCGATCCCTATCTTCGCCCAGTTTATGATGCTCTCTATCAGATTTTAGGAAAAGATCAAACAACTCGACTGATGGAGCGTGAGATTATTGAGATTGCGCCCCTTGCTTACATGCGTGGTCGAACCTTGGAGGATGCTTTTGTAATCTTGGATGAGGCACAGAATACAACCATTATGCAGATGAAAATGTTTCTGACTCGCCTTGGCTTTCACTCCAAGATGATTGTCAATGGGGATAGTAGTCAGATTGACCTCCCACGCAATGTCAAGTCTGGGCTGATTGATGCGACTGAAAAGCTCAAGAAAATTCCGCAGATTGACTTTGTGCATTTTTCAGCCAAGGACGTTGTCCGCCACCCTGTTGTTGCAGAAATCATTAGGGCCTACGAGCCAGAAGAAAGCCATCAACACGAGCAAACAGACGCTTGA
- a CDS encoding GNAT family N-acetyltransferase: MENIYLLLAENRILETERLILRPVTLEDAGDMYAYASDEETTRYVFPQNHSLEETKANIAGIYLATPLGRWGIVLKETGAFIGSIDMHKLDTTMRKSALGYCLHKDCWNNGYMTEAVKAVIQLAFETLEMNALVAVHDKENPASGRVMEKAGMHFSHEEPYAKMDGDRIVTRMYYRLTKEHYFGK; encoded by the coding sequence ATGGAAAATATCTATCTTTTGCTAGCCGAAAATCGAATTCTTGAAACAGAACGCCTGATTTTACGTCCTGTGACCTTGGAGGACGCTGGGGACATGTATGCCTATGCGTCTGATGAGGAGACAACGCGGTATGTATTTCCACAAAATCATAGTTTAGAGGAGACAAAGGCTAATATCGCTGGTATCTATCTAGCAACCCCTCTGGGTCGCTGGGGAATTGTGCTCAAGGAAACTGGTGCCTTTATCGGTAGTATTGATATGCATAAGCTAGATACGACCATGCGAAAAAGTGCTTTAGGTTATTGTTTACATAAGGATTGTTGGAACAACGGCTATATGACGGAAGCAGTAAAAGCCGTTATTCAGTTAGCTTTTGAGACCTTAGAGATGAATGCCTTAGTTGCGGTGCATGATAAGGAAAATCCTGCATCTGGTCGTGTTATGGAAAAGGCAGGCATGCACTTTTCTCATGAAGAACCCTATGCAAAGATGGATGGAGATCGCATCGTGACAAGGATGTATTACCGGCTGACAAAAGAGCACTATTTTGGGAAGTAA
- the ybeY gene encoding rRNA maturation RNase YbeY, which produces MYIEMVDETKQVSEEILHQTKDILEFAAQKIGKDDKEMAVTFVTNERSHELNLEYRDTDRPTDVISLEYKPEIEIAFDEADLEDNPELAEMMAEFDAYIGELFISIDKAREQAQDYGHSFEREMGFLAVHGFLHINGYDHYTPEEETEMFGLQEEILTAYGLTRQ; this is translated from the coding sequence ATGTATATCGAGATGGTAGATGAGACAAAGCAAGTATCTGAAGAAATCTTGCACCAGACGAAAGATATTTTAGAGTTTGCGGCTCAAAAGATTGGTAAAGATGACAAGGAAATGGCGGTGACCTTCGTGACTAATGAACGCAGCCATGAACTGAACCTAGAGTACCGCGACACGGATCGTCCGACGGATGTGATTAGTTTAGAATACAAGCCAGAGATAGAGATTGCCTTTGATGAGGCAGATTTAGAGGACAATCCTGAGTTAGCAGAGATGATGGCAGAGTTTGATGCTTATATCGGTGAGCTGTTTATCTCGATTGACAAGGCGCGTGAGCAAGCGCAGGATTACGGCCATAGCTTTGAGCGAGAAATGGGCTTCTTAGCTGTCCATGGTTTCTTGCATATCAATGGCTATGACCACTATACGCCTGAGGAAGAGACAGAAATGTTTGGTTTACAGGAAGAGATTTTAACAGCCTATGGACTTACAAGACAATAA
- the dagK gene encoding diacylglycerol kinase, whose product MDLQDNKRKWKNRTLTASLEFALTGIMTAIKEERNMHKHAVTALLVVIAGLIFGVSATEWLFLFLSIFLVIAFEIMNSAIENVVDLASDYHFSMLAKNAKDMAAGAVLVISVFALLVGMIIFLPKIWQLIF is encoded by the coding sequence ATGGACTTACAAGACAATAAACGCAAGTGGAAAAACCGTACCTTAACAGCCAGTCTTGAATTTGCCTTGACCGGTATTATGACCGCTATCAAGGAAGAGCGTAATATGCACAAGCATGCTGTGACAGCTCTTTTAGTGGTCATCGCAGGACTCATCTTTGGGGTGTCCGCAACGGAGTGGCTCTTTTTGTTCCTGAGTATTTTTTTGGTCATCGCCTTTGAAATCATGAATTCAGCGATTGAAAATGTGGTGGATTTGGCGAGTGATTATCATTTTTCCATGTTGGCTAAAAATGCTAAGGATATGGCAGCAGGGGCTGTCTTGGTTATTTCAGTCTTTGCACTATTGGTGGGGATGATTATTTTTCTGCCCAAAATTTGGCAGTTGATTTTTTAA
- the era gene encoding GTPase Era — MFKSGFVAILGRPNVGKSTFLNHVMGQKIAIMSDKAQTTRNKIMGIYTTEQEQIVFIDTPGIHKPKTALGDFMVESAYSTLREVDTVLFMVPADEPRGKGDDMIMERLKAAKVPVILVVNKIDKVHPDQLLSQIDDFRNQMDFKEIVPISALQGNNVSRLIDILSENLEEGFQYFPADQITDHPERFLVSEMIREKVLHLTREEIPHSVAVVIDSMKRDEETDKIHIRATIMVERDSQKGIVIGKGGDMLKKIGSMARRDIELMLGDKVFLETWVKVKKNWRDKKLDLADFGYNEKEY; from the coding sequence ATGTTTAAATCAGGATTTGTAGCTATTTTAGGTCGTCCAAATGTTGGGAAATCGACCTTTTTAAATCATGTCATGGGGCAAAAAATTGCCATCATGAGCGATAAGGCGCAGACAACGCGCAATAAAATCATGGGAATTTACACGACAGAGCAAGAGCAGATTGTCTTTATCGACACCCCTGGAATCCATAAGCCCAAGACAGCTCTGGGGGACTTTATGGTGGAGTCAGCTTATAGCACTCTTCGCGAGGTGGATACGGTGCTTTTTATGGTGCCAGCTGATGAGCCGCGCGGTAAGGGCGATGACATGATTATGGAACGTTTGAAGGCGGCGAAAGTTCCTGTAATCTTGGTTGTAAACAAGATTGATAAGGTTCATCCGGACCAGCTGCTCAGTCAGATTGATGATTTTAGAAATCAAATGGATTTCAAGGAAATCGTGCCGATTTCTGCCCTGCAAGGCAACAACGTTTCTCGCTTGATTGACATTTTGAGTGAGAATTTAGAAGAAGGTTTCCAGTATTTTCCAGCTGATCAGATTACGGATCATCCAGAGCGATTCTTGGTATCTGAAATGATTCGGGAGAAGGTGCTTCATTTGACACGCGAGGAAATTCCGCATTCAGTAGCCGTGGTCATTGATAGTATGAAGCGAGATGAGGAGACGGATAAGATTCATATTCGAGCAACCATCATGGTGGAGCGTGATAGCCAAAAAGGCATCGTCATCGGAAAAGGTGGGGATATGCTCAAGAAAATTGGCTCCATGGCTCGCCGTGACATCGAGTTAATGTTGGGTGATAAGGTCTTCTTAGAAACCTGGGTCAAGGTCAAGAAAAATTGGCGGGATAAAAAGCTAGACCTAGCAGACTTTGGCTATAATGAGAAGGAATACTAA
- a CDS encoding NUDIX hydrolase, protein MADYISYIRSKVGHDKVILTFAGGILTNAAGDILLQLRGDKKTWAIPGGAMELGESSVDALKREFLEETGIEVEPVRFLNAYTNFEEVYPNGDRVQTVVLLYEVVALKEFDIAHFHNEETLSLRFFSPEEIARLASISDKHRLMLDEFLNHTFAMGH, encoded by the coding sequence ATGGCAGATTATATTTCTTATATTCGCTCAAAAGTTGGGCATGACAAGGTGATTTTGACCTTTGCAGGGGGTATTTTAACAAATGCTGCTGGGGACATTCTCTTACAACTTCGTGGCGATAAGAAAACCTGGGCGATTCCTGGCGGTGCCATGGAATTAGGGGAATCTTCTGTTGATGCCCTCAAGCGTGAATTTTTAGAAGAAACGGGCATCGAAGTGGAGCCCGTTCGCTTTTTGAATGCGTATACTAATTTTGAGGAAGTCTATCCCAACGGTGACCGAGTGCAGACAGTAGTACTTCTCTATGAAGTTGTGGCCTTAAAGGAGTTTGATATTGCACATTTCCACAATGAAGAGACCCTGAGCCTCCGCTTTTTTTCACCAGAAGAGATTGCCCGCTTAGCGTCCATCTCAGATAAGCATCGGCTGATGCTGGATGAATTTTTAAACCATACCTTTGCTATGGGACACTAA